From the genome of Tsukamurella pulmonis:
TCGGCGCGGCCCGCACCGTGAACGGATCGGTCGGGGCGTCGTGGACGGCGACATCGAGGTAGGGCCAGAGCAGCTCGGCCACGGAAGCGCACCACGGGAACTCGGTGCCCCAGTGCCCGGCGTCGATCACCGCGGGCCCGCCGGCGCGCAGGTGCTCGTCGACGGGGTGGTGCCGCAGGTCGCCGGTCACGTAGGCGTCCACGCCGAGCCTCCCGACGGTGCCGAGCAGCGAGTCCCCCGCGCCCCCGCACACCGCGACGGTGCGGATCGTCGCGTCCGGGTCGCCGGCCGCACGGGCGGGCGACCCGAGCGCCTGCGCGACATGGGCGGTGAAGGCGGCCAACGACATCGGCTCGGGCAGCGTTCCGATGCGGCCGAGGCCCCACTCCCGCTCGGCGCCGACCAGTTCGACGACGTCGTGCGCGGGCTCCTCGTAGGGGTGCGCGTCCCGCAGGGCGCGGGCGATGCGCTCGCGGTGGGCGGGCGCCGCCACGAGCTCGATCCGCGTCTCGGCGAGCGCGGTGAGCTCGCGGGCGCTGCCGATGGCGGGACTCGCGTCGTCACCGGGCCGGAACTGGCCGACACCGTCGACCCGCCAGGCGCACTCGGAGTACTCCCCGACCTCGCCCGCCCCGGCCTCGAACATCGCGGCCAGCACCTCGTCGGCCCGCGCGGGCGGCACCATCACTCCCCACCGGTCCAGGCGCAGCGGCGCGTCGAGGTGTTCGACGGGGCCGGTGACCTCGAGCCCGAGGGCACCGGCGAGCGCGTCGTTGACGCCGCCCCGCGCGCGGTCGGCGTTGGTGTGCGCGGTGAACAGCGCGCACCCGCCGCGGATGAGGCGGTGGATCAGCGCCCCCTTGGGCGTGCTCGCGGCGACGGTGTCGACGCCGCGCAGCAGCAGCGGGTGGTGCGCGATGAGCAGCTGCGCGCCGCGGGCGAGTGCGGCGTCGACCACCGCGGCGGTGACGTCGACGCAGACCAGGACGTGCGTGACCTCGGATTCCGGGTCGCCGCACACCAGTCCGACACTGTCCCACCCCTCCGCGAGCCGGGGCGGATACGCCTGATCGAGCATCTCGATGACCTCTGCCAGCTTCATGTCCACCAGCGTATGCGGGGCCCTCGCACGCGTCGGGCAAGATGGAGGGGTGAGTACTCCGCTGCATGTCACGTTCGTGTGCACCGGCAACATCTGCCGTTCGCCGATCGCCAAGATCGTCTACGAGCGGGCCGTCGCCGATGCCGGGCTGGCCGATGCGGTGCGGGTCACCAGCGCCGGCACCGACGGCTGGCACGAGGGCGAAGCGGCGGATGCGCGGGCGCAGGACGTGCTCGCGGAGGCCGGCTATCCCACCGCGCACACGGCCGCCGAGCTCACCGACGATCACCTCGCAGCCGACCTGGTCGTGGCACTGCACCGCTCCCACATCGCGCCGCTCCGCCGCCGCGGCGTCCCGGACGAACGCCTCCGCCTGCTGCGCGGTTTCGACCCCGGCGCCTCGCACGAGAGCGTGCCGGATCCGTACTACGGCGACCACGACGACTTCCGCGCCACGCTCGCGCAGGTCGAGGCCGCGATGCCCGGGCTCATCGAGTGGACGCGAGAGCACAGTGCCTAGCTGGATCAAGGTGATCTTCCAGCCGCGGTGGATCGCCCTCGCCATCGCGGCCATCGCCTTCACCGCACTGTGCTGGTCGGTGCTCGCGCCGTGGCAGTTGGGCAAGAACAGCTCGACCAGTCACCGCAATCAGCAGATCGCCGATTCGGTCAACGCCGATCCCGTCCCGGCCGCGCAACTGCTCGGGGGCCGGACCGACGTGCCCAAGGACGCCGAGTGGCGGCGGGTCGTGCTCACCGGGCAGTACCTCGCGGACAAGCAGTCCCTCGCCCGACTCCGCAATCAGGACGGCAAACCCGCGTACGAGGTGCTGGTGCCGTTCGCCGCGGACGACGGCGCGACCTATCTCGTGGACCGCGGTTTCGTGCAGACGCCGACCGGCGGCGTCGTGCCGGAGTTCGCGCCGCCACCGTCGGGCACGGTGACCGTGCAGGCGCGCGTCCGAGCCCCCGAGAAGACCGATCCGGCGCGTGGCCCGCGGACGGAGGGCGGCTATCTGCAGGTCTTCGCGATCGACCCGTCGGCGATCGGTCCGGCGCAGGGCATCGCCTTCGCGCCCGGCTACCTCAACCTCGACGAGGGGCAGCCCGGCGGTCTCGACCCGATTCCGCTACCGATGCTCGACGCGGGCCCCTACCTCTCCTACGGCCTGCAGTGGCTGGCGTTCGGCATCATGGCGCCGCTCGCGATCGGCTACTTCGTGTGGTCGGAGGTGCGGCGCCGGCGCGAGGACAAGGCCGTCTTCGACGCCGGGACCGCGGAGGCCGGGGAGCCGTCGGACGACGCCCCGCCCGAGATCAGCGCCGAGGCCGCGCGTGCCGCACGGCTCGCCGACCGATACGGACGCAAAGGACAGTAGCGGCCAGGGCGCCGAGCTCGACCGCCAGCGACAGTCGCGACGCGCGCGCCAGATCGCGCGGCTCGGGCGCGCGCCCGTCGCCCAGGGTGGGCCGCAGTTCCACGCCGTGCGCGTACTGCGTGCGGCCGCCCAACTGCAGCCCCAGCGCTCCCGCCGCGGTCGCCTCCGCCACCCCCGCGTTGGGGCTGGGGTGCTTCGCCGCGTCCCGCCGCCACGCCCGAACGGCGTCCGACGGTGCCCCGCCGACCGCCGGCGCGAGGGCGACGGTGACCGCGCCCGCGAGCCGCGCGGGGACGTAGTTGAGCACGTCGTCCAGCCGGGCGGACGCCCAGCCGAAGTCGCCGTAGCGCTCGTTGCGGTAGCCGACCATCGCGTCGAGGGTGTTGGCCGCCCGGTAGGCGAGCAGGCCGGGCAGGCCCGCGACGGCGCCCCAGAACAGCGGCGCGACCGCGGCGTCCGAGGTGTTCTCGGCGACGGATTCGGTGGCCGCACGGGCGAGCCCG
Proteins encoded in this window:
- a CDS encoding Nif3-like dinuclear metal center hexameric protein, with the translated sequence MKLAEVIEMLDQAYPPRLAEGWDSVGLVCGDPESEVTHVLVCVDVTAAVVDAALARGAQLLIAHHPLLLRGVDTVAASTPKGALIHRLIRGGCALFTAHTNADRARGGVNDALAGALGLEVTGPVEHLDAPLRLDRWGVMVPPARADEVLAAMFEAGAGEVGEYSECAWRVDGVGQFRPGDDASPAIGSARELTALAETRIELVAAPAHRERIARALRDAHPYEEPAHDVVELVGAEREWGLGRIGTLPEPMSLAAFTAHVAQALGSPARAAGDPDATIRTVAVCGGAGDSLLGTVGRLGVDAYVTGDLRHHPVDEHLRAGGPAVIDAGHWGTEFPWCASVAELLWPYLDVAVHDAPTDPFTVRAAPTADA
- a CDS encoding low molecular weight protein-tyrosine-phosphatase, with the translated sequence MSTPLHVTFVCTGNICRSPIAKIVYERAVADAGLADAVRVTSAGTDGWHEGEAADARAQDVLAEAGYPTAHTAAELTDDHLAADLVVALHRSHIAPLRRRGVPDERLRLLRGFDPGASHESVPDPYYGDHDDFRATLAQVEAAMPGLIEWTREHSA
- a CDS encoding SURF1 family protein, coding for MPSWIKVIFQPRWIALAIAAIAFTALCWSVLAPWQLGKNSSTSHRNQQIADSVNADPVPAAQLLGGRTDVPKDAEWRRVVLTGQYLADKQSLARLRNQDGKPAYEVLVPFAADDGATYLVDRGFVQTPTGGVVPEFAPPPSGTVTVQARVRAPEKTDPARGPRTEGGYLQVFAIDPSAIGPAQGIAFAPGYLNLDEGQPGGLDPIPLPMLDAGPYLSYGLQWLAFGIMAPLAIGYFVWSEVRRRREDKAVFDAGTAEAGEPSDDAPPEISAEAARAARLADRYGRKGQ
- a CDS encoding cobalamin biosynthesis protein, which encodes MIEPRRATELALGVLADELVGDPARYHPVAGFGTLAQALEARMYAPSRLRGVAYTAILVGGAVALGCAARNVPGATAIGTWAVVGGAGLRKVGAGLGADLERGDIGGARALLPSLCGRDPSVLDTAGLARAATESVAENTSDAAVAPLFWGAVAGLPGLLAYRAANTLDAMVGYRNERYGDFGWASARLDDVLNYVPARLAGAVTVALAPAVGGAPSDAVRAWRRDAAKHPSPNAGVAEATAAGALGLQLGGRTQYAHGVELRPTLGDGRAPEPRDLARASRLSLAVELGALAATVLCVRIGRRAVRHARPRR